A part of Desulfotomaculum nigrificans DSM 574 genomic DNA contains:
- a CDS encoding YgaP family membrane protein: MRKNVGTAERIFRFTFAIAFLSMGVFKLFSPAWSTFFTILGLEVLVVSLIGYSPLYALLGFSTHNPRLAVKEEAEMWTVGKPDSEK; the protein is encoded by the coding sequence TTGCGTAAAAATGTGGGCACTGCAGAAAGAATTTTTCGCTTTACTTTTGCCATTGCATTTTTATCTATGGGTGTATTCAAACTTTTTAGCCCCGCCTGGTCTACCTTTTTTACCATCCTGGGCCTGGAAGTTCTGGTGGTGTCGCTCATTGGTTATAGCCCCCTGTATGCTTTATTAGGATTTTCTACTCATAATCCTAGATTGGCGGTTAAAGAGGAGGCCGAAATGTGGACAGTCGGCAAGCCGGATTCGGAGAAGTAG
- a CDS encoding group II intron maturase-specific domain-containing protein: MVGRKTEKSRLKSSIRKITDKMKEIRHWAIKDQADKINEMLRGHYNYYGMGGNRKSLLRVYCRVEEYWRKMLCSRSWKGYITWDKYNEIKKTFPLLRPKIRIPFGSMKSYAML, from the coding sequence ATGGTAGGTAGAAAGACAGAAAAGAGCAGATTAAAAAGTAGTATCCGGAAAATAACGGATAAAATGAAGGAAATCCGGCACTGGGCAATAAAAGACCAGGCGGATAAAATCAACGAAATGCTCAGAGGACACTACAACTACTATGGAATGGGTGGAAACCGCAAATCACTGCTCAGGGTATACTGCAGAGTTGAAGAATACTGGCGGAAAATGTTGTGCAGCCGAAGCTGGAAGGGTTACATAACTTGGGATAAATACAATGAAATTAAAAAAACGTTCCCGTTATTGCGGCCCAAGATAAGAATCCCATTTGGGAGTATGAAATCTTACGCAATGCTGTGA
- the rplT gene encoding 50S ribosomal protein L20 — translation MPRAKSSVVSRNRHRKILKLAKGYRGSRSKLYRVANQAVMKALFYAYRDRRQKKRDFRKLWIARINAAARMNGMSYSKFINGLKKAGVEVNRKMLADLAVNDAQAFSQLVQVAKSNLA, via the coding sequence ATGCCACGGGCTAAAAGCAGTGTGGTTTCCCGTAATAGACACAGAAAAATTCTTAAGCTGGCAAAGGGTTACAGAGGTTCCCGCAGCAAACTATACAGAGTAGCTAACCAGGCGGTTATGAAGGCTCTATTTTATGCTTACAGAGACCGCCGGCAGAAAAAACGTGACTTCCGTAAGCTCTGGATCGCCCGGATTAATGCCGCTGCCCGCATGAACGGAATGTCCTACAGCAAATTTATCAATGGTCTGAAAAAGGCCGGTGTAGAAGTAAACCGTAAAATGCTGGCCGACCTGGCCGTTAATGATGCCCAAGCCTTCAGCCAACTGGTACAAGTGGCCAAAAGCAACTTAGCTTAA
- the rpmI gene encoding 50S ribosomal protein L35, whose translation MPKIKTHRGAAKRFKKTASGKIRGWHAFHSHILGKKTAKRKRNLRKSLIIAEADAGRLRRLLPY comes from the coding sequence ATGCCTAAAATCAAAACTCACCGTGGGGCTGCAAAAAGATTTAAGAAAACTGCCAGTGGTAAAATTCGTGGTTGGCACGCTTTTCACAGCCACATCCTTGGTAAAAAGACTGCTAAACGTAAGCGCAACCTGCGCAAGTCTTTAATTATTGCCGAGGCCGATGCCGGTCGTCTGCGCAGACTGCTGCCCTACTAA
- the infC gene encoding translation initiation factor IF-3 — MSKDQRINEEIRAREVRVIDADNNQLGIMSVRDALRIAEERQLDLVEVAPQAKPPVCRIMDFGKFKYEQSKREKEAKKKQRIIQVKEVKLRPRIEEHDYQVKVKHAERFLKDGDKVKATIMFRGREIVHTELGQNLLNKLAEDLKDLCTVERQPKLEGKNMIMILAPKNEKQD; from the coding sequence ATTTCCAAAGATCAACGCATCAATGAAGAAATTCGGGCCCGCGAAGTACGGGTAATAGATGCGGATAATAATCAGCTGGGTATTATGTCCGTAAGAGATGCCCTTCGTATTGCCGAGGAACGCCAGTTAGATCTGGTTGAAGTGGCTCCTCAGGCCAAACCCCCGGTTTGCCGGATTATGGATTTTGGTAAATTCAAATATGAGCAAAGTAAACGGGAAAAAGAGGCCAAGAAAAAACAGCGCATTATTCAGGTTAAGGAAGTTAAGCTGCGTCCCCGTATTGAGGAACATGACTACCAGGTCAAGGTTAAACACGCCGAGCGTTTTTTAAAAGATGGCGATAAGGTAAAGGCTACGATTATGTTCCGGGGCAGAGAAATCGTTCATACCGAACTGGGTCAAAATTTATTAAACAAATTGGCCGAAGATTTAAAAGACCTCTGCACCGTGGAAAGGCAGCCTAAGCTTGAAGGAAAGAACATGATTATGATCTTAGCACCCAAAAATGAAAAGCAGGACTAG
- the thrS gene encoding threonine--tRNA ligase yields the protein MVKVTLKDGSVREYPAGTTVLEVAKSISQGLAREALVGKVNGRTVDLSYPIKEDATLELLTFNDEEGRHVYRHSTAHVLAQAVKRLFPDTKLAIGPAIQDGFYYDFDVDRPFTPAELEQIEAEMNKIIKEDLPFERVEISREEALERFGKAGEIYKVELINDLPEDAVISCYKQGDFTDLCAGPHVPSTGRLKSIKLMNIAGAYWRGSEKNKMLQRIYGTSFPKKALLDEHLFRIEEAKRRDHRKLGQELDLFSIQDEGPGFPFFHPKGMVLRNELENFWRREHKKRGYQEIRTPIILNRSLWEQSGHWAHYKENMYFTKIDDADYAVKPMNCPGSILVYKTRMHSYRDLPLRLAELGLVHRHELSGALHGLMRVRCFTQDDAHIFMLPSQIKDEIIGVIDLFEYFYKTFGLSYHVELSTRPEKSMGSDEIWELATRSLQDALEAKNMPYKVNEGDGAFYGPKIDFHLTDSLGRTWQCGTIQLDFQMPEKFDLTYVGEDGQKHRPVMIHRVVFGSIERFIGILTEHFAGAFPVWLAPVQVKVLPITDKHHDYARELVQKLDAMDIRVELDARNEKINYKIREAQTQKIPYMLVIGDREMENGTVAVRQRGKGDIGAVKMDEFIAKIEDEIKNKTIF from the coding sequence ATGGTTAAAGTTACACTAAAGGATGGTTCAGTAAGGGAATATCCTGCCGGAACTACTGTATTGGAAGTAGCTAAAAGTATTAGCCAGGGGTTGGCCCGGGAAGCTCTGGTCGGAAAGGTTAACGGCCGTACGGTGGATTTGAGTTATCCCATTAAAGAAGACGCCACGCTGGAATTGCTCACCTTTAACGATGAAGAGGGCCGTCATGTTTACCGGCACAGCACCGCCCACGTGCTGGCCCAGGCTGTCAAGCGGCTGTTCCCGGATACCAAGCTGGCCATTGGTCCGGCCATTCAAGATGGTTTCTATTACGACTTTGATGTAGATCGCCCCTTTACTCCTGCCGAACTGGAGCAAATTGAAGCTGAGATGAATAAGATCATTAAAGAAGACCTGCCCTTTGAACGGGTGGAAATCTCCCGGGAGGAGGCCCTGGAGCGTTTTGGTAAAGCGGGCGAAATTTATAAGGTGGAGTTAATTAATGACCTGCCGGAAGACGCGGTAATTTCCTGTTATAAGCAAGGGGATTTCACTGATCTGTGCGCTGGTCCTCATGTACCGTCCACCGGGCGCTTAAAGAGCATTAAACTGATGAACATTGCTGGTGCTTACTGGCGGGGCAGCGAGAAAAACAAAATGCTGCAGCGTATTTACGGTACCTCCTTCCCCAAAAAGGCACTGTTGGACGAGCATCTGTTTCGCATTGAGGAAGCCAAGCGCCGTGACCACCGTAAGCTAGGGCAGGAGTTAGATTTATTCAGCATTCAGGATGAAGGTCCCGGTTTTCCCTTCTTCCATCCCAAGGGTATGGTGCTGCGTAATGAATTAGAAAATTTCTGGCGCCGGGAGCACAAGAAGCGGGGCTACCAGGAAATCCGCACTCCGATTATTCTTAATCGGAGCCTGTGGGAGCAATCCGGGCACTGGGCCCATTACAAGGAAAATATGTATTTCACCAAAATTGATGACGCCGATTATGCCGTTAAACCCATGAACTGTCCAGGCAGCATCCTGGTTTACAAGACCAGAATGCATAGTTACCGTGACCTGCCTTTGAGACTGGCTGAATTGGGTCTGGTACACCGGCATGAACTTTCCGGTGCCCTGCATGGATTAATGCGGGTGCGCTGCTTCACCCAGGACGATGCCCATATCTTTATGCTGCCCAGTCAAATTAAAGATGAAATAATTGGCGTTATCGATCTCTTTGAATATTTTTATAAAACCTTTGGCTTAAGTTATCATGTGGAATTATCCACCCGTCCGGAAAAATCAATGGGTTCTGATGAGATTTGGGAATTGGCCACCAGGTCCCTGCAGGATGCTCTGGAAGCTAAAAATATGCCTTATAAGGTTAACGAGGGTGACGGTGCTTTCTACGGGCCGAAAATTGACTTCCACCTGACTGACAGCTTGGGCCGTACCTGGCAATGCGGTACCATTCAGTTGGATTTCCAGATGCCCGAGAAATTTGACTTGACCTACGTGGGAGAAGACGGGCAGAAGCATCGTCCGGTTATGATCCACCGGGTGGTATTCGGCAGCATAGAAAGGTTCATTGGTATTTTAACTGAGCACTTTGCCGGTGCTTTCCCTGTTTGGTTGGCTCCGGTGCAGGTAAAGGTGCTGCCCATCACCGATAAGCACCACGACTATGCCCGGGAGTTGGTGCAAAAACTTGATGCCATGGATATCCGAGTTGAACTGGATGCCCGGAATGAGAAAATCAACTATAAGATCAGGGAAGCCCAGACCCAAAAGATACCCTATATGCTGGTCATCGGTGACCGGGAGATGGAAAACGGCACTGTGGCTGTACGCCAGCGGGGTAAAGGAGACATCGGAGCCGTTAAGATGGACGAATTCATTGCTAAGATTGAGGATGAAATTAAGAACAAGACGATTTTTTAA
- a CDS encoding DUF445 domain-containing protein, which yields MNWWSIILIPVIGAFIGWVTNLIAVKAIFKPYEPIHILGLPWAIQGVVPKRRAELARSIGEVVEKELLKVEDLLDQMKSPEVLNQITHTANNSIRAMVEERMPVWVPTTVRTVILEMLGDMLNKQMPQMIRQIIDQASGSVVEKISLAQLVEDKMNAYEIAHLENIILKVAAKELKHIEIIGGVLGFLIGLVQVGIVFLTT from the coding sequence GTGAATTGGTGGAGTATAATACTGATACCTGTAATCGGCGCATTTATTGGCTGGGTGACTAACCTAATTGCTGTTAAAGCAATATTTAAGCCTTATGAACCTATTCACATACTGGGCTTACCCTGGGCTATTCAGGGGGTAGTGCCGAAGCGGCGGGCCGAGCTGGCCAGGAGTATCGGGGAAGTGGTAGAAAAGGAACTCTTAAAAGTGGAAGACTTACTGGATCAGATGAAGTCCCCGGAGGTTTTAAATCAGATTACTCACACGGCGAATAATTCCATCCGGGCCATGGTGGAGGAACGTATGCCCGTATGGGTGCCAACCACCGTACGCACGGTGATTTTGGAAATGCTGGGGGACATGCTGAACAAGCAAATGCCCCAAATGATCCGGCAAATTATCGACCAGGCCAGTGGCAGTGTGGTGGAAAAGATTAGCCTGGCCCAGTTGGTGGAGGACAAAATGAATGCTTATGAAATTGCCCACCTGGAAAATATAATTCTTAAAGTGGCAGCCAAGGAATTGAAACACATTGAAATCATTGGCGGGGTGCTGGGCTTTCTCATTGGTTTGGTGCAAGTGGGTATTGTTTTTCTAACAACTTGA
- the ytxC gene encoding putative sporulation protein YtxC, whose protein sequence is MPQCLSIGATQHIDWLKDRLGRKLRFNEGNDIYVNLRENPVGNITFISCDFNGTVQGGRQLDDELLFRHFVADIISDLILNHWEKAMLAEIIRENYYYFNEGEKQTIFQYCLQYTNGEKNIPGQMDRLDRKNYIIKKLVDYLGQNDSIVIDGFIRFRLKEYINDIKETVDQAVDEFLMDREYREFIQLLQYFVEMQEPKVNLVNVLVNQRGVYKLYDENNVPISSEFLEGYILDVIDNEINYEDLLISALITIAPNKIVFHGVSPNKPDTAMETIKHVFTDRVSVCSGCKLCQKNQQ, encoded by the coding sequence ATGCCGCAATGTCTCTCAATAGGCGCCACCCAGCACATAGATTGGTTAAAGGATAGACTTGGCCGGAAATTACGCTTTAATGAAGGTAATGATATTTATGTTAACCTCAGGGAAAACCCGGTAGGTAACATTACATTCATATCGTGTGACTTCAATGGAACTGTGCAGGGTGGTAGACAGCTTGATGATGAGTTATTATTTAGGCACTTTGTAGCAGATATTATATCAGATTTGATACTCAACCATTGGGAAAAGGCCATGTTAGCAGAAATAATCAGGGAAAATTACTATTATTTTAATGAAGGAGAGAAACAGACCATCTTCCAATATTGCCTGCAATATACCAATGGCGAAAAAAACATACCTGGTCAGATGGACCGGCTGGACCGCAAGAATTATATTATAAAAAAGCTGGTGGATTATTTAGGACAAAATGATAGTATTGTTATCGATGGCTTTATTCGTTTCCGTTTAAAAGAGTATATTAATGATATTAAGGAAACGGTGGATCAGGCTGTGGATGAATTCCTCATGGATAGGGAATATCGGGAATTTATCCAACTACTCCAATATTTTGTGGAGATGCAAGAACCAAAGGTTAACTTAGTAAATGTTTTAGTAAACCAGCGGGGCGTATACAAGCTTTACGACGAAAATAACGTACCCATTAGCAGCGAGTTTCTAGAGGGTTACATTTTAGATGTGATTGATAACGAGATCAATTATGAAGACTTACTTATCAGCGCACTGATTACCATTGCTCCAAATAAGATAGTTTTTCACGGTGTCTCCCCGAATAAACCGGATACAGCTATGGAAACCATTAAACATGTGTTTACCGACCGGGTTTCCGTATGTAGTGGCTGTAAATTATGTCAGAAAAATCAACAGTAA
- a CDS encoding IS607 family transposase, protein MELLTISKAAKKLGVHPNSLRNWEKQGLIKPVRLPGGQRRYSMDELNRLLQSGQLTDSQEAVVLYARVSTKKQADAGNLDRQMERLRQYARERKFNVKAELTDVASGLNQKRRGLTNVLKLAERGEYKKLIIEYPDRLARFGYSYIERHLRYCGVEIVATAEKEPEDAQSELVRDLLAIVTSFSARLYGARGGKKVRQGFRELIAEASQSEKTEEQQEEAD, encoded by the coding sequence ATGGAACTATTAACTATAAGCAAAGCGGCAAAGAAATTAGGTGTACATCCGAACAGCCTGCGCAACTGGGAGAAGCAAGGCTTGATTAAGCCTGTCCGTTTACCTGGCGGTCAGCGCCGGTACTCCATGGACGAACTCAACAGGCTTTTGCAGTCCGGTCAATTAACTGATAGTCAAGAAGCAGTTGTGCTTTACGCCCGGGTATCCACTAAAAAGCAGGCCGATGCGGGCAACCTGGACCGGCAGATGGAACGGTTGCGCCAATATGCCCGAGAACGCAAATTTAACGTCAAAGCGGAATTAACGGACGTAGCCAGCGGTTTAAACCAAAAACGCCGCGGTCTGACAAACGTGCTCAAGTTGGCCGAGCGGGGTGAGTACAAAAAACTAATTATCGAATATCCCGACCGGCTGGCCCGGTTCGGGTATTCGTACATTGAGCGGCATTTAAGGTACTGTGGCGTAGAGATCGTAGCCACAGCTGAAAAAGAGCCGGAAGACGCACAATCCGAATTGGTCAGGGACTTATTGGCAATAGTCACGTCTTTTTCGGCCCGGCTGTATGGCGCCAGGGGCGGGAAGAAGGTCAGGCAGGGTTTTCGGGAACTGATAGCGGAGGCATCTCAAAGTGAAAAAACGGAAGAACAACAAGAAGAAGCCGACTAA
- a CDS encoding IS200/IS605 family element transposase accessory protein TnpB has translation MKKRKNNKKKPTKTDNDISCTVCGEFFPEVYPAFRSQKWSRGMEDPLDTEMRLFCSCTRWAFNRLQEDNSRQELKKQGQGTFGINSRYCDDAILKARAVIESQTELLELEIEETEAKLVRAKKKLSWAEKDLDRAVKANNTAKIEDFKHTVHGRKARVKKLADKLDELKVHHDNGTIPKVIFGGRSLWKRVCRGRVSREEWRQARQDRLYARGDETKGGNPNLKISWHNGEFTLSVTISHLSEQKGTDKKGRPIMTRAPRVTGKLWLPEKHRQKVPELLLSGVPYTVELIKGRDSRYRVHITFAVTAPVLVTNPNQGYLGADTNPDGAALANVGYTGQPAPWPEGFTAPYPKALHKFAGEFQITMHPNGFLYIKVPELSYSRGFRRTYLIGVLAKVVVDTAKTLGKPIALESLDFGKDRFDTNRKFNRMAANFPFKKMVGAVIRKAFKQGVGVKQVWPAHTSTIGYYKYMERYGITIHHAAALVVARRAIGFKEYITKELKQKVQAVKEKLSQKVNSLPGEGRGMTRKVKQLFKRLDGKISVHNGLTRYKQESFHSVWHDLKHLALSSR, from the coding sequence GTGAAAAAACGGAAGAACAACAAGAAGAAGCCGACTAAGACTGACAACGACATAAGCTGCACCGTCTGCGGCGAATTTTTTCCAGAGGTCTACCCTGCCTTCCGCTCTCAAAAGTGGAGCCGCGGGATGGAGGACCCATTAGACACCGAGATGCGTCTGTTCTGCTCCTGCACCCGCTGGGCCTTCAACCGGTTACAGGAAGATAATTCCCGCCAAGAGCTAAAGAAGCAAGGTCAAGGAACATTCGGCATAAACTCCCGCTATTGCGACGACGCCATACTGAAGGCCAGAGCCGTAATTGAATCGCAAACAGAGCTGCTTGAATTGGAGATCGAAGAAACAGAAGCAAAGTTAGTCCGTGCCAAGAAGAAACTCAGTTGGGCAGAAAAAGACCTGGACAGGGCTGTTAAAGCAAACAATACGGCTAAAATCGAGGACTTTAAGCACACCGTACACGGCCGCAAAGCCAGGGTAAAAAAGCTGGCTGACAAGCTGGACGAGCTAAAGGTCCACCATGACAACGGCACCATACCAAAAGTAATTTTCGGAGGCCGTTCTCTGTGGAAGCGAGTGTGCAGAGGCAGGGTTTCGAGAGAAGAATGGCGGCAGGCCCGGCAGGACAGGCTGTACGCCCGCGGCGACGAGACCAAAGGAGGCAACCCGAATCTCAAAATAAGCTGGCATAATGGAGAGTTCACCCTGTCTGTGACCATCTCTCACCTGTCCGAACAGAAAGGGACAGACAAGAAGGGTAGACCCATAATGACCAGGGCCCCCCGGGTAACGGGCAAGCTCTGGCTGCCTGAGAAGCACCGGCAAAAAGTGCCGGAGCTGCTCTTATCAGGTGTGCCTTACACTGTGGAGCTAATCAAAGGTAGGGACAGCCGGTATAGGGTGCACATCACCTTTGCCGTTACAGCCCCCGTTTTAGTGACCAACCCCAACCAGGGTTACCTGGGTGCAGACACCAACCCCGACGGAGCAGCGCTGGCCAACGTCGGTTACACCGGACAGCCCGCGCCCTGGCCGGAAGGTTTCACCGCACCCTATCCGAAAGCACTGCACAAATTCGCCGGGGAATTTCAGATAACCATGCACCCGAACGGGTTTCTTTACATCAAGGTACCCGAATTGTCCTACAGCCGGGGCTTCCGGCGCACGTACTTAATTGGCGTGCTTGCCAAAGTAGTGGTGGACACAGCTAAAACTTTAGGCAAACCCATCGCTTTAGAGAGCCTGGACTTCGGCAAAGACCGTTTTGACACCAACCGGAAATTCAACCGCATGGCGGCCAATTTTCCGTTCAAGAAGATGGTCGGGGCCGTCATCCGTAAAGCCTTCAAACAAGGCGTCGGTGTAAAGCAAGTCTGGCCGGCGCACACGTCCACCATCGGCTATTACAAATACATGGAGCGTTACGGCATAACTATCCACCACGCCGCGGCATTGGTCGTCGCCCGCCGGGCAATCGGTTTCAAAGAGTACATAACCAAAGAATTAAAGCAGAAAGTTCAGGCCGTCAAAGAGAAACTGAGTCAAAAGGTAAATTCCTTGCCTGGGGAAGGAAGAGGGATGACCCGAAAGGTGAAGCAACTCTTCAAGCGGCTGGACGGAAAGATTTCTGTACACAACGGTTTGACCCGTTACAAACAGGAATCGTTTCACTCTGTCTGGCATGACTTGAAACACCTTGCTTTATCAAGTAGGTGA
- a CDS encoding IS30 family transposase codes for MAVTFKSTTSVRSFKHLSVFERGQIAALLKEGKSQRYIAKKLGRSPSTISREIKRGTTTQRRSDLSTYEKYFPETGQAVYEKNRMNCGAKCKVAQVEGFLKFAENKILRDKWSPDVVVGACKKDPNWQNTAIVCTKTLYNYIDQGLLAVRNIDLTLKTRLKPKRKGLRPNKRIMGQSIDCRPAEVQQRQTFGHWEIDTVIGKRANDSVILTLTERKTRHELLFLLDAKDSQSVNKALLKLKDYYGERISQVFRTITADNGSEFSELANTLQQWGIKAYFTHPYSSWERGTNERHNGLIRRFVPKGKAIKDFSAATIYRIQNWLNKLPRKILGYKTPEECFCEELSKIA; via the coding sequence ATGGCTGTTACATTTAAGTCTACCACATCTGTACGTTCTTTTAAACACCTAAGTGTCTTTGAAAGAGGACAAATAGCTGCGCTGTTAAAAGAGGGTAAGAGCCAACGTTACATAGCTAAAAAATTAGGCCGCTCACCAAGCACAATTAGCCGGGAGATTAAAAGAGGAACTACAACCCAAAGGCGCTCTGACTTGTCAACTTATGAAAAATATTTTCCGGAAACCGGGCAGGCGGTTTACGAAAAAAATCGTATGAACTGTGGGGCAAAGTGCAAGGTGGCCCAGGTTGAAGGTTTTCTAAAATTTGCAGAAAACAAGATACTACGTGATAAATGGTCCCCGGATGTAGTTGTCGGTGCATGCAAAAAAGATCCCAATTGGCAAAATACTGCAATTGTTTGCACGAAAACCTTATATAACTACATCGATCAAGGGTTACTGGCTGTTCGTAATATCGATTTAACCCTCAAAACGAGATTAAAGCCAAAGAGGAAGGGATTACGTCCAAACAAACGAATAATGGGACAAAGTATCGACTGTCGACCGGCAGAAGTGCAACAACGCCAGACTTTTGGGCATTGGGAAATTGATACGGTAATAGGTAAAAGAGCAAATGATTCAGTCATTCTAACCCTAACTGAACGAAAAACCAGACATGAGCTACTTTTCCTTTTAGATGCTAAGGATAGCCAATCTGTTAATAAAGCCCTCTTAAAACTTAAAGATTATTACGGAGAACGAATTTCACAAGTATTTCGGACAATTACCGCTGATAATGGTTCAGAGTTCAGCGAATTGGCCAATACGTTACAACAATGGGGTATTAAAGCATACTTCACTCATCCCTATTCTTCTTGGGAACGTGGAACTAATGAACGCCATAATGGGTTAATACGCCGGTTTGTTCCTAAAGGGAAAGCCATTAAGGATTTTTCAGCGGCCACGATTTACCGCATACAAAATTGGCTAAATAAGCTTCCACGTAAAATATTAGGATATAAGACGCCTGAAGAATGTTTTTGCGAAGAGCTGTCCAAAATAGCTTAA
- a CDS encoding D-alanyl-D-alanine carboxypeptidase family protein, whose product MKIRKYLIIFLCVMLLILGNPIMATGTPTKDGTTSDGQPPKVRASAACLMEVATGRIYFAKQGDKRREPASLTKIMTAILAIEKGNLKDVVTVGKKAAAVSMGQDIGLSPGDRLYLEDLLKAALMYSANDSTVAIGEHIAGSHDAFIKMMNDKAKVLGMKDTRYANTNGYHNPNHYTTAIDLAKLTCYALKNPVFASFVRTREATITWLPKEKTGNPQEVQTETPRQRVIHNTNALLESNFEGINGVKTGTTPRAGKCLIASATREGRQLVAVVLNSPNRWDDATNLLEYGFREFRPQVLSEKDEVMGEIPVVEGVEQKVTLVAAKKVEAYVARIDSDKVERKINLAPPPKAPIKQGIKLGKATFVLHGQEIATVDLVANRNIKRLPWFKRIFKK is encoded by the coding sequence ATGAAAATTAGAAAGTACTTAATCATTTTTTTATGTGTTATGCTATTAATTCTTGGGAACCCGATAATGGCCACCGGCACTCCAACCAAGGATGGTACTACCTCAGATGGGCAACCCCCAAAGGTACGGGCCTCAGCCGCCTGTTTGATGGAAGTGGCCACCGGCCGAATTTATTTTGCCAAGCAGGGGGATAAAAGAAGAGAGCCGGCAAGTTTGACCAAAATTATGACGGCTATTTTAGCTATTGAGAAGGGCAATTTAAAAGATGTGGTGACGGTGGGGAAAAAAGCAGCTGCAGTGTCTATGGGGCAAGATATTGGTCTTTCACCCGGTGACCGGCTTTATCTGGAGGATTTGCTGAAGGCCGCCTTAATGTATTCGGCTAATGATTCTACGGTAGCCATCGGCGAACATATCGCCGGCAGCCATGATGCTTTTATTAAAATGATGAATGATAAAGCCAAGGTCCTGGGGATGAAAGATACCCGGTATGCCAATACCAACGGCTACCATAATCCAAATCACTACACCACGGCCATTGATTTGGCTAAATTAACTTGTTATGCTTTAAAAAATCCGGTATTTGCCAGCTTTGTAAGAACCAGAGAAGCCACCATCACCTGGTTGCCAAAGGAAAAAACAGGCAATCCCCAGGAGGTGCAAACCGAAACTCCCCGCCAGCGGGTCATCCACAATACCAATGCTTTACTGGAATCAAATTTTGAAGGTATTAACGGGGTTAAAACAGGGACCACACCAAGGGCGGGCAAATGTCTGATTGCCTCCGCTACCAGGGAAGGGCGCCAGTTGGTGGCGGTGGTCTTAAACAGCCCCAATCGTTGGGATGATGCCACGAATCTGTTGGAATACGGATTTAGGGAGTTTAGACCACAGGTATTATCGGAAAAGGATGAGGTAATGGGCGAAATACCGGTGGTGGAAGGTGTAGAACAAAAGGTCACTTTAGTGGCGGCGAAAAAAGTAGAGGCCTATGTGGCCCGCATCGATAGCGACAAAGTAGAACGAAAAATCAACCTGGCCCCGCCACCTAAAGCACCCATCAAGCAAGGCATTAAATTGGGTAAAGCAACCTTTGTCTTACATGGTCAGGAAATAGCTACGGTGGACCTGGTGGCTAACCGGAATATTAAACGCTTACCATGGTTTAAGCGAATATTTAAGAAATAG